The region AAacctgtgctgctgctggaagaGCCCTCAGGTGTGGTTCAGATGGAGTACAGTCACCAGATGTTACTGGTCTCAACACAGCAGAGGTCTCTGCTGtactgcacacaaacacagaaggtcTCACAGCTGGGCACCAAACCCCGCAGAAGGTACCGCAAACATGTCCCAAACAACACGCTCACTGAGACAGAGGTGCACTGGAATGACCAtttgtggccgccatcttgctacGTGTGTCACTCTGTGCTGTTTACACATCGAAGCCACACATTTTTACCTCCATATGCATGCTGTATGCTGTGCCATCAgtccagaaacacacaaaaatagccttattttactcaaataaacatacaggggttagacaatgaaactgaaacactggTCATGTTAGTGTGGGACGTTTCATGGCTAAATTGGACCAGCCTGGTGGCCGATCTTCATTAATTGCACCAGTaagagcagagtgtgaaggTTCAATTAGCAGGGTAAGAGCTCAGTTTGGCTCCAAATATTGCAATGCATACAACATTATGGGTGACATAACAGAGTTCAAAAGAGGACAACTTGTTGGCACATCTGTGACCAAGACAGCAAGTCTTTGTGATGTATTAAGAGCCGCGGTGTCCAGGGTGATGTCAGCATACCACCAAGAAGAACGAACCACATCCAACAGGATTAACTGTCTGAAAGGGACgttccaggtgtttcagttttattgtctaACCCCTGTATCTCACCCATAatttgaaaacaggaaacaagtttTCTGTAAGGTTCATCCCATCAAACCCGGTCAAACATTAGCTGCTGCAAAACGCCAACCCTGTGCAATAATACTACTGTGTGTGCTGTAATCATTTTAACCAGACCAGTACATATACATGCTGGTTCTGATAATTCCTTGGCTGACTTTATCTGTTTTACTCAAATATTTATGGTCTGCTGATCTGCTAGCAGTAATTAAGGACACCCacgtagcacctagcaagatggcagcACAAATTCTGTTGGCCGTTCCCCTGCCGTGCCTGGTGACTCGTTAAAGATGGCGGGGATTATAACCGAACCCGCTGACGGTGTCTCTGTGCTCCGCAGCAGTGGCAGGTTTGGAGCCTGCTTCCTGCCCGCTCTCTGTAAGCAGAGCGACCTGCAGGTCTACGCTGCCCGGCCCGGGCTCAAACTGTGGAGGTCGGATGTCAAAGGTCACGTGGAGGACACCCGACTGCTCAAAGCCCTGTTCAGCACACAGGTACGCAGCGAACATCCCACCCACTcgtttatttatctttattcaAAGATTGTCTCCCGCTGCTGAAAGCGagagggcgataatgtttttgctcatgtgtctgttagccgTCCACTCCAGTTTGTTCCTTCACCTGCTGCGctcctgtccacctgtctgtcccAGATACCTCAGTTTGAGTTGTTCCCTCGCCCCGGTCCGGTTGGAGCGTACCGTCCAGCGGATCGGCAGCTCGGTCTGCTCGGCTGCTTCCTCAAAGAGGGCTGGATTCTCAGCTGGAATGAATACTGCATCTACGTGTTCGATTGCCTCAGCGAGGTGAGGGCTACTCCTTCATTCAGACACcaaaacagacttttctttggtttaaacGTCTTCCGTCTGTTGGGGATTCTTTGGATGGATGGtcattgctgttgtctttccGCCTTGGTATTGTGTTAACAGAATGCTAGATTAAAAATCTACGAAAGAAcaaatttttattatgtcctgatacctaaaagctaaaagatggTGAGCTTTCCATCTCACATGAGGCGAACCGTCTTTGTGACGGATTAAATTTAAAGCTGAGCCACTTTTATTCTTCAAACgtttaaagctgctgctttgtTCGATGTTCAAAGGTCATAATTGGTGCTCTGGAAAGCTGTGGAGACATCGTGTCGGTGTCGGCTTGTGACAACGAAATCTTCATCCTGAAAGGAGACAGAGACATCATCCGTCTTTCCAACACCCCAGAGGGAGTCGCGTCCACCTGTGAGGACACCTACCACCAATAATAACAATCCTATAACAAACTTTACCCCACAGCTAATATTTACAGTCTGCTTTCCTTCAGTGCCATCGctctccatccatctttcctcaCCTTTGACCTCGCCCCTCGTCCTCCAGCCAGCTGGATCAGTGGGAGCAGCTCAGCCAATCAGGACAGTGGCCATCGTCGTAGAGGAAGGGGATTACGTGGAGTCAGGCGGCGAGAAGCTGTCTGAGGAGGGAACacgtgaggaagaggaggggggcgTGTTGGTGCAGGAGGCAGAAGAGCTGGACGACCAGCTGAAGGTACTTCTGTCACAATTTTAACAAGAAGGATGAAACATGGAAacactcattctccccctgcacatcagttacaatgaagaccaaaactgaattaaaatagaagcatttatttaaaacaagtgacttgaatgtgtatatgacatgtatttgtgtgggtgtgtaaatccatggggatcagcctcatctgaagcaNNNNNNNNNNNNNNNNNNNNNNNNNNNNNNNNNNNNNNNNNNNNNNNNNNNNNNNNNNNNNNNNNNNNNNNNNNNNNNNNNNNNNNNNNNNNNNNNNNNNNNNNNNNNNNNNNNNNNNNNNNNNNNNNNNNNNNNNNNNNNNNNNNNNNNNNNNNNNNNNNNNNNNNNNNNNNNNNNNNNNNNNNNNNNNNNNNNNNNNNNNNNNNNNNNNNNNNNNNNNNNNNNNNNNNNNNNNNNNNNNNNNNNNNNNNNNNNNNNNNNNNNNNNNNNNNNNNNNNNNNNNNNNNNNNNNNNNNNNNNNNNNNNNNNNNNNNNNNNNNNNNNNNNNNNNNNNNNNNNNNNNNNNNNNNNNNNNNNNNNNNNNNNNNNNNNNNNNNNNNNNNNNNNNNNNNNNNNNNNNNNNNNNNNNNNNNNNNNNNNNNNNNNNNNNNNNNNNNNNNNNNNNNNNNNNNNNNNNNNNNNNNNNNNNNNNNNNNNNNNNNNNNNNNNNNNNNNNNNNNNNNNNNNNNNNNgtagacattgagtttggctgcagctgcacacagttgcagcgcctcctacaggaaactggtggagctacgcagagaaccacgccgttcagaagccttgtttggattcatgtttttataaaacactgaggtccggacctcggggtcctcagtgggagctacagTCCTGGACATGGCTAAATGTCTTCTCAGATGATGCCCAGGAGAATGTCCTCCAAAGTGAGGACATTCTCACCTGAGAACCGTCCctcttgtctgtgtttgtccaGGTGATGGAGCTCTGCCGGCGCTCTGGTTCCTTCAGCGGCGATCGTTGCCGCAGCAGCTCCGTTAGTCTTCAGGAAAACCCTCCAGTTGCTGCTTCCTGCGAGCAAAGCTTCAGGCGCTACAGCACCCCGCTGAACCAGGACAGGATGCAGCAGGAGCTCGTGGTGAAAGCCGTCAGGGtgaataagaagaagaagaggcacCAAGGCGAGTAGACCTCCGCAGACGCAGACGGGTGGAGGCGAGTCGCTGGCTCATCGTCTGTTTCCTCTCTGAATGTTTCCTCAGACGGCAGCAACAGAAACAGTCTGGTTGAGACGAGCTGCTCGGACTCCGTGTTCCAAGATGGCGACTTTAACGACGAAGAAAGTGGGACTCCTCCGAATGACCCGGCCTCGTTCGTTGGTCTTCAGGATCAGAGCCGGAGTTCTGTAGAGAAGGAGGCAGGAGATGAAGTTCTGAGGGATGGAGAGGAGGTGGAACGTTCCTTCAGACAGCCTGAGTGAGGAATGGAGGATCCATGAATATAATTCCTAATAAGATTCGGTCGTTAATCACGTCTCATATTTGCTTTCAGCTCCATCCCAGACAGCAGCTCCCTGCTCCTCCACGGTCTGAACCCAGGGAGAACCTCCGATCCCTGCTCGGAGGAACCCGCTGGCCTCCCAACCCCAGACgtagatcagctgctggagtGCTCCTTCTCCTACATGAAGAAGTCtgaagaggatgaggagcaggaggaagagttTCTCAGTCCTTTGGCTGAGATCAGAAAGGAGATGGTATGCACGTCTGTATGCTCTCACATACCGCTCTGCTTCTTGGCAGAGTTTGTTGAAATCTGTTGGTTTCCTGGTTTTTAATCAGAGTCCCCAAATTATCAGTCAGGCTAAGGTCGAGTCTTTGAGAGGGTCATTCCAGAATCTCagtttcagccaatcagaaaccagctctgatgattcatccaatcagaaaccagctctgatgattcatccaatcagaaaccagttctgatgattcatccaatcagaaaccagctctgatgattcatccaatcagaaaccagctctgatgattcatccaatcagaaaccagctgtgatgttttatccaatcaggaaccagctctgatgattcctccaatcagaaaccagctctgatgattcagccaatcagaaaccagctttgatgttttatccaatcaggaACCAGCTCTGAGTCCAAGCTTCAGCCGTTCAGCTGTTGGTTTGAGCTGAAGTTGAGGAATTTGGAgtcagtcctcctcctccatttgCCCCCTACAATTTACCACAACATGATGTTACCACCACCGTGCCTGACAGTTGGTTCGGTGTTCTTAGTCGGCTCCGGATTAATCCAGGGTAAAGGTCCGATTCCTTGCACTGAATTAGACTTCGGTGAACCGGATCACTATAGTGAGTGACTCAGAGGAACCATAAAGTGAACCACATCCTGATGCTCCCACCGCCGTGCCTGACAGATGGTGTTTGTAGCTCTGAAGGCCTCCTCCAAACAGACTTCTCTTCATCGCTGCCAGacagctcagtctttgtctcagAAGACATTTGTCCTGTCCAGGAGGAGCTTCTTCCTCTGTCCTCTCAGTCCACGATGATGGACGGGGACACCGGTGTTCCTGGAGGTTCCAGTTCACGACAGGATCCTTCGTGGCTCCTGGGTCGTTCCTGAAAACTCTAACCAGGGGACTGATGAGTCAATCTAACGAGTGCCGTCAAACGAACCTGACAAAGAGAAACtagcagctgcagtcagtcatgaTCGCtcattaataaattatattcCTGCCAATAAGAGCACGTAAATTAAAtctgtaaactttattttttctgtgtgagCAGGAGGACCACCTGGCTCCCCCAGCAGGTCTGGCAGACCAGATGTTTTATTCCACCGTGTCCAATCTGGACAAAAATCCCAGCGTCTCCAGCGACGACGACGACGACATCTACTGTCCCAGCCTTCCCAGCGGAGGAAACGCCGCCTCTTGTCCATCGCACGAGACGGAGAAGACGGCAGAAAGACAAACGGACCTGGACGCCCAGAACAGAGACAGGCTCAGGCCTTACCAGGTGAGACATGAGAGGACTGGTTGTCCTTCAGGAAGGTCACCCAAACACCGATTTTAGATCTAATCCTCTGATTTTATCTGTAGTTGGCAGAAAGTTGGATGGGATACTCGGGTCCAGGATGTGGAATACTGAGCCTGCAGGTGACGGACAGGTAGGTTCTCGTCTCCCAGGTGTCTGACGGGACGATGTCGGGTGTCTGAGCGGCGACCTGTGGTTTCAGGCACGTCTGGTGTCTGGACTTCAAAGGAGGATTGTTCTGCAGCCCTCTTCCTGAAACGGGACTCAGCTGGCAGCACTTTGAAGACAACGTCCACCAGGTGGCGCTGTCCCCTTCAGGTGAGCTGCGGACATGTCCACCTGCCGtgttaatgctgagtcagcattcacgctttaagctgttcagtttttgttgcagtttaactctttctgctcttttagctgtttgtaaaccaaaacgttcggctcattcagctgatttttgtaacttttatacttttgtttacagatattttcccTGTAGAaacatctgcttcagctgctgcctccatttttgttttaatttgctactattagcttttagctaaccatTTGCTATTTCTagctttagctagtgttttactacatttagctgGTCTTTTGcttctcttagcttttagctgctattctgttgctagccttttgctacatttatattttagctgccgtttggctacttttagcttttagctccttgTCCCTTTTTGCTGAtaccattttgttacttttaagttttagctgctgatttgctttttttagctccTCTCTTGGTACTTTAGTTTATAGCTTATATAGCTAATTGTTTGCtactttaccttttagctacctgtttgctacatttagctaatctttggcttcttttatcttttagctgtcattctgttgctagccttttgctacctttgtgttttgctacttgtcccttttagctaaccctttgctacttatagctagcattttgctaccttGAAGTTTTAGCTGCTGATTTGCTGCTTTGAGCTAATCTCTTGctacattagcttttagctactgattGTTCACATTAGCCTTTAGGTAGTTTTCTGGTTCTTTTCGCtccctttcagctgcttcagctgttttcagctgtCCTTCGGCGCTCAGCAGAGAACTCGTTTGTTTGTTCTCTGCAGACTTCAGTGTGGCTTCACGTAGCGTTAGCTCAGCGCTAACGGCTCGCCGTTTCTGCAGGTAACCTGCTGTGGAAGGTGGAGCAGAAGAGCATGACGGCGTTCGCTTGTGCCAAGGTGTCGGTCCGAGGGAAACGCCACTGGTACAAAGCCGTGGAGCAGACGGCGTTCGTGGCTCTGAGCGACGACTCCGCCTGGATCATCAGGACCAACGGAGACCTTTACCTGCAGACGGGTACCTGCCCACCTGTCGGACGGCGCCGGGGGGGTTCTGCCGGGGCACTGACGGCTGTCTGTCCGTTTCAGGGCTGAGCGTGGAGCGTCCCTGCGCCCGCTCGGTGAAGGTGGAGTCTCCCTGCGTCTTCAGCCAGGTGTGCGTGAGGGGCGGAGTCCTCTGGGCTTTGAGCGAACACAAAGCCTTGTTCTACCGAGAAGGACTGAACAGCTACTGCAGCGAGGGGGAGGGCTGGAAGTACGACACGGTCAGGTAGTACTAATACTGAAGTACTGCTGCTGAAGTACGACACGGTCAGGTAGTACTAATACTGGAGTACGACATGGTCAGGNNNNNNNNNNNNNNNNNNNNNNNNNNNNNNNNNNNNNNNNNNNNNNNNNNNNNNNNNNNNNNNNNNNNNNNNNNNNNNNNNNNNNNNNNNNNNNNNNNNNNNNNNNNNNNNNNNNNNNNNNNNNNNNNNNNNNNNNNNNNNNNNNNNNNNNNNNNNNNNNNNNNNNNNNNNNNNNNNNNNNNNNNNNNNNNNNNNNNNNNNNNNNNNNNNNNNNNNNNNNNNNNNNNNNNNNNNNNNNNNNNNNNNNNNNNNNNNNNNNNNNNNNNNNNNNNNNNNNNNNNNNNNNNNNNNNNNNNNNNNNNNNNNNNNNNNNNNNNNNNNNNNNNNNNNNNNNNNNNNNNNNNNNNNNNNNNNNNNNNNNNNNNNNNNNNNNNNNNNNNNNNNNNNNNNNNNNNNNNNNNNNNNNNNNNNNNNNNNNNNNNNNNNNNNNNNNNNNNNNNNNNNNNNNNNNNNNNNNNNNNNNNNNNNNNNNNNNNNNNNNNNNNNNNNNNNNNNNNNNNNNNNNNNNNNNNNNNNNNNNNNNNNNNNNNNNNNNNNNNNNNNNNNNNNNNNNNNNNNNNNNNNNNNNNNNNNNNNNNNNNNNNNNNNNNNNNNNNNNNNNNNNNNNNNNNNNNNNNNNNNNNNNNNNNNNNNNNNNNNNNNNNNNNNNNNNNNNNNNNNNNNNNNNNNNNNNNNNNNNNNNNNNNNNNNNNNNNNNNNNNNNNNNNNNNNNNNNNNNNNNNNNNNNNNNNNNNNNNNNNNNNNNNNNNNNNNNNNNNNNNNNNNNNNNNNNNNNNNNNNNNNNNNNNNNNNNNNNNNNNNNNNNNNNNNNNNNNNNNNNNNNNNNNNNNNNNNNNNNNNNNNNNNNNNNNNNNNNNNNNNNNNNNNNNNNNNNNNNNNNNNNNNNNNNNNNNNNNNNNNNNNNNNNNNNNNNNNNNNNNNNNNNNNNNNNNNNNNNNNNNNNNNNNNNNNNNNNNNNNNNNNNNNNNNNNNNNNNNNNNNNNNNNNNNNNNNNNNNNNNNNNNNNNNNNNNNNNNNNNNNNNNNNNNNNNNNNNNNNNNNNNNNNNNNNNNNNNNNNNNNNNNNNNNNNNNNNNNNNNNNNNNNNNNNNNNNNNNNNNNNNNNNNNNNNNNNNNNNNNNNNNNNNNNNNNNNNNNNNNNNNNNNNNNNNNNNNNNNNNNNNNNNNNNNNNNNNNNNNNNNNNNNNNNNNNNNNNNNNNNNNNNNNNNNNNNNNNNNNNNNNNNNNNNNNNNNNNNNNNNNNNNNNNNNNNNNNNNNNNNNNNNNNNNNNNNNNNNNNNNNNNNNNNNNNNNNNNNNNNNNNNNNNNNNNNNNNNNNNNNNNNNNNNNNNNNNNNNNNNNNNNNNNNNNNNNNNNNNNNNNNNNNNNNNNNNNNNNNNNNNNNNNNNNNNNNNNNNNNNNNNNNNNNNNNNNNNNNNNNNNNNNNNNNNNNNNNNNNNNNNNNNNNNNNNNNNNNNNNNNNNNNNNNNNNNNNNNNNNNNNNNNNNNNNNNNNNNNNNNNNNNNNNNNNNNNNNNNNNNNNNNNNNNNNNNNNNNNNNNNNNNNNNNNNNNNNNNNNNNNNNNNNNNNNNNNNNNNNNNNNNNNNNNNNNNNNNNNNNNNNNNNNNNNNNNNNNNNNNNNNNNNNNNNNNNNNNNNNNNNNNNNNNNNNNNNNNNNNNNNNNNNNNNNNNNNNNNNNNNNNNNNNNNNNNNNNNNNNNNNNNNNNNNNNNNNNNNNNNNNNNNNNNNNNNNNNNNNNNNNNNNNNNNNNNNNNNNNNNNNNNNNNNNNNNNNNNNNNNNNNNNNNNNNNNNNNNNNNNNNNNNNNNNNNNNNNNNNNNNNNNNNNNNNNNNNNNNNNNNNNNNNNNNNNNNNNNNNNNNNNNNNNNNNNNNNNNNNNNNNNNNNNNNNNNNNNNNNNNNNNNNNNNNNNNNNNNNNNNNNNNNNNNNNNNNNNNNNNNNNNNNNNNNNNNNNNNNNNNNNNNNNNNNNNNNNNNNNNNNNNNNNNNNNNNNNNNNNNNNNNNNNNNNNNNNNNNNNNNNNNNNNNNNNNNNNNNNNNNNNNNNNNNNNNNNNNNNNNNNNNNNNNNNNNNNNNNNNNNNNNNNNNNNNNNNNNNNNNNNNNNNNNNNNNNNNNNNNNNNNNNNNNNNNNNNNNNNNNNNNNNNNNNNNNNNNNNNNNNNNNNNNNNNNNNNNNNNNNNNNNNNNNNNNNNNNNNNNNNNNNNNNNNNNNNNNNNNNNNNNNNNNNNNNNNNNNNNNNNNNNNNNNNNNNNNNNNNNNNNNNNNNNNNNNNNNNNNNNNNNNNNNNNNNNNNNNNNNNNNNNNNNNNNNNNNNNNNNNNNNNNNNNNNNNNNNNNNNNNNNNNNNNNNNNNNNNNNNNNNNNNNNNNNNNNNNNNNNNNNNNNNNNNNNNNNNNNNNNNNNNNNNNNNNNNNNNNNNNNNNNNNNNNNNNNNNNNNNNNNNNNNNNNNNNNNNNNNNNNNNNNNNNNNNNNNNNNNNNNNNNNNNNNNNNNNNNNNNNNNNNNNNNNNNNNNNNNNNNNNNNNNNNNNNNNNNNNNNNNNNNNNNNNNNNNNNNNNNNNNNNNNNNNNNNNNNNNNNNNNNNNNNNNNNNNNNNNNNNNNNNNNNNNNNNNNNNNNNNNNNNNNNNNNNNNNNNNNNNNNNNNNNNNNNNNNNNNNNNNNNNNNNNNNNNNNNNNNNNNNNNNNNNNNNNNNNNNNNNNNNNNNNNNNNNNNNNNNNNNNNNNNNNNNNNNNNNNNNNNNNNNNNNNNNNNNNNNNNNNNNNNNNNNNNNNNNNNNNNNNNNNNNNNNNNNNNNNNNNNNNNNNNNNNNNNNNNNNNNNNNNNNNNNNNNNNNNNNNNNNNNNNNNNNNNNNNNNNNNNNNNNNNNNNNNNNNNNNNNNNNNNNNNNNNNNNNNNNNNNNNNNNNNNNNNNNNNNNNNNNNNNNNNNNNNNNNNNNNNNNNNNNNNNNNNNNNNNNNNNNNNNNNNNNNNNNNNNNNNNNNNNNNNNNNNNNNNNNNNNNNNNNNNNNNNNNNNNNNNNNNNNNNNNNNNNNNNNNNNNNNNNNNNNNNNNNNNNNNNNNNNNNNNNNNNNNNNNNNNNNNNNNNNNNNNNNNNNNNNNNNNNNNNNNNNNNNNNNNNNNNNNNNNNNNNNNNNNNNNNNNNNNNNNNNNNNNNNNNNNNNNNNNNNNNNNNNNNNNNNNNNNNNNNNNNNNNNNNNNNNNNNNNNNNNNNNNNNNNNNNNNNNNNNNNNNNNNNNNNNNNNNNNNNNNNNNNNNNNNNNNNNNNNNNNNNNNNNNNNNNNNNNNNNNNNNNNNNNNNNNNNNNNNNNNNNNNNNNNNNNNNNNNNNNNNNNNNNNNNNNNNNNNNNNNNNNNNNNNNNNNNNNNNNNNNNNNNNNNNNNNNNNNNNNNNNNNNNNNNNNNNNNNNNNNNNNNNNNNNNNNNNNNNNNNNNNNNNNNNNNNNNNNNNNNNNNNNNNNNNNNNNNNNNNNNNNNNNNNNNNNNNNNNNNNNNNNNNNNNNNNNNNNNNNNNNNNNNNNNNNNNNNNNNNNNNNNNNNNNNNNNNNNNNNNNNNNNNNNNNNNNNNNNNNNNNNNNNNNNNNNNNNNNNNNNNNNNNNNNNNNNN is a window of Kryptolebias marmoratus isolate JLee-2015 linkage group LG10, ASM164957v2, whole genome shotgun sequence DNA encoding:
- the tecpr2 gene encoding tectonin beta-propeller repeat-containing protein 2, whose protein sequence is MTAQPTSPSILREFSPLYYLLNAIPAKVQRGFRSVLVYLTALDSSSDFLAVGSSIGMLYLYCRRLAHMNKYSVEGKCDAITAVKLLSCFDDLVAVGTASGQVAVFQLVSPLPGRNKQLRRFDVVGFHKGSVTSLTWSTNGMKLFSGDDRGRVVFSALDLDQGVCKPVLLLEEPSGVVQMEYSHQMLLVSTQQRSLLYCTQTQKVSQLGTKPRRSSGRFGACFLPALCKQSDLQVYAARPGLKLWRSDVKGHVEDTRLLKALFSTQIPQFELFPRPGPVGAYRPADRQLGLLGCFLKEGWILSWNEYCIYVFDCLSEVIIGALESCGDIVSVSACDNEIFILKGDRDIIRLSNTPEGVASTLPSLSIHLSSPLTSPLVLQPAGSVGAAQPIRTVAIVVEEGDYVESGGEKLSEEGTREEEEGGVLVQEAEELDDQLKVMELCRRSGSFSGDRCRSSSVSLQENPPVAASCEQSFRRYSTPLNQDRMQQELVVKAVRVNKKKKRHQDGSNRNSLVETSCSDSVFQDGDFNDEESGTPPNDPASFVGLQDQSRSSVEKEAGDEVLRDGEEVERSFRQPDSIPDSSSLLLHGLNPGRTSDPCSEEPAGLPTPDVDQLLECSFSYMKKSEEDEEQEEEFLSPLAEIRKEMEDHLAPPAGLADQMFYSTVSNLDKNPSVSSDDDDDIYCPSLPSGGNAASCPSHETEKTAERQTDLDAQNRDRLRPYQLAESWMGYSGPGCGILSLQVTDRHVWCLDFKGGLFCSPLPETGLSWQHFEDNVHQVALSPSGNLLWKVEQKSMTAFACAKVSVRGKRHWYKAVEQTAFVALSDDSAWIIRTNGDLYLQTGLSVERPCARSVKVESPCVFSQVCVRGGVLWALSEHKALFYREGLNSYCSEGEGWKYDTVSEAQGLEMICVSLGDGGTAWALDASGSLWFRTGICSSRPQGNDNHWWQISISDYVVFDQGSFFQTLLQATQSIATVTRAPMDRVVAFLSQYSQCQPSLVSANASGVWVASGQNQVHLARGSLVGTFWQNVVPRGTVSATRWTFITSSPVCHGEGTFLWLAQSRKDLFCVRDLDGELRPSSVSLPPELELTHLSACHDALWGLDSHGRVSIRSLSSSCPIGLHWTPLDLSQLGSVRLVSVSCGSQNVWAVDSRGLVYFRVGTQPLNSSMMMPAWIYIDPPVQPTGVQLVSIQTSPNDRLLWALDNKGSVFVRTGLSDEMPVGTGWDFVPGLAVRQLVLSSRTAWVRCINGDLARRYGISNKNPAGDYWKKIPGNANCFTVTAEEDLWAVTPVGGLCRRLTKLLPQMPSGPPRSDPVLGGDGVDDEWELI